The DNA segment GTACAATGGATCTGGATAATATTCTTTTTGCCCAGTATCCTGAGCTCCTGGTGCAGGTTGCGCCCGTTTTTAATGGCATTCGAAAAATTGAAATAACTTTTAACCGCAGCTGAACCAATGTCCTGTAACAGTTTCAATTCTCCTGCAGCATCTAAAGCAGTTTCAATCCCAATCACTACTCCAGCTTTTCTGGCCATTGCCCCCGCTACTTTCAGGCGTTCTACTATAGCTGGGCGAAGTTCAGGATTTCTGACCAGATCACCCTGTACACCCAATGGCAGGAAAGCCACTTTAACGTTCATAGCTTTCATGGTACTGATACAATCGCCGATCATTTGTTTGTAGGTAGGCCTGGTGGCTAACGACTGCGCATAAAAACCGGTCATGGCCAATGAACAGATCTCCAGGTTCAATTCTTTTGCTTTCGCCAGAAATTCCGCGCGTACTAAGGGATCGGCCAGTTTGTTATCGAAAGTATCCCTGTCGCCCAGACCGCCCATATCGAGTTCAACACCGTCGGCACCAATTTCCTTGCTTAAAGGAAAGGCACTTAACTTTTGTCTTTTCAGGATCATCAGGTCTATTACCGCCACTTTATAGCGTGGTCCCTTAA comes from the Pedobacter heparinus DSM 2366 genome and includes:
- a CDS encoding sugar phosphate isomerase/epimerase family protein; this translates as MDNRRIFIRKFGLLAGSVLLSDQLMAFAAFKGPRYKVAVIDLMILKRQKLSAFPLSKEIGADGVELDMGGLGDRDTFDNKLADPLVRAEFLAKAKELNLEICSLAMTGFYAQSLATRPTYKQMIGDCISTMKAMNVKVAFLPLGVQGDLVRNPELRPAIVERLKVAGAMARKAGVVIGIETALDAAGELKLLQDIGSAAVKSYFNFSNAIKNGRNLHQELRILGKKNIIQIHCTNEDGVWLQNDPKVDLKAIRKTLDDMGWKGWLVIERSRDQKDPRNVKWNFSANTAYVKSVFQ